One genomic region from Vanacampus margaritifer isolate UIUO_Vmar chromosome 2, RoL_Vmar_1.0, whole genome shotgun sequence encodes:
- the kdm4ab gene encoding lysine-specific demethylase 4A isoform X1 — protein MASDTASQNHGSKGIMTFYPTVEEFKNFSRYVAYMESQGAHKAGLAKVVPPKEWKPRHSYDDIDDLMIPAPIQQVVTGQSGLFTQYNIQKKSMSVKEFRKLANSDKFCSPHYDDFDELERKYWKNVTFNPPIYGADVGGSLYNPDVKEWNICRLNTILDTVECESGITIEGVNTPYLYFGMWKTTFAWHTEDMDLYSINYLHFGEPKSWYCVPPEHGRRFERLAQGFFSGSAQTCEAFLRHKMTLISPSILKKYGIPFEKITQYAGEFMVTFPYAYHAGFNHGFNCAESTNFATQRWIEYGKQAVLCSCRKDMVKISMEVFVKKFQPDRYEQWLAGRDMAPIDHSRPTPEAKEFLGDSFNIIDNTSSCSINSGRDDVERKSPLQRIETKRHRVCLELPDEVVPNDTDEEMMLYAKRPRLNLLPPRPVPQDGKRNKGPPKLVVTPTKLTLIDPFHRGLNAPDSGHTPHYTKTRAPAFSSYSQNGDLSATATSGTGQASRKMGVASLLFHRTLTQKDILQVHNYPREKQQVHTMLQVHSYAREHQPHRLQLAVAAEPRPESRISLGQAELTQTEHSVEEDHAAGVSVPVDVQDVALEADAETTCITQPTQVDKMETSKNQNKRKTSQCPLLDKDTIPVKQSMHIKVSEEQSYCMSVVTKQQQHEELRKLSRQHPLFRETYSDDEMCQDVGVEQEEKEEWAKPLRRLWQCRPFDPHVEWEHNKRMGEQAPYCSICLLFYTHHQSEASDGSSGVTLVKRQGRQWSKPLIPEMCFNTHTNKASDSGEGQLSNPHITEDGTSRLLSCSQCCVRVHTSCYGVTREEAEQDDWLCARCEADATFEDCCLCSLRGGALQRANNDKWVHVLCAITVLEARFVNITERRPIDLSAIPLPRFRLKCVFCRKRMKRESTGCCVQCSHGRCSTAFHPSCAQAAGVHMYPDDWPFIVFITCPRHKANNITERNKDAMRELSVGQRVICKYRNGRYYHSEVVELTTATFYEVVFDDGSYSDNLLPEDIENRDCVRLGPPAEGAHVSVRWTDGLVYGAKFVASHSIPMYLVEFEDESQISVKREDVYTLDEDLPKRVKSRLSVASDMRFELFTPDGVKQNSKRQRVINSRYREDYIEPVIYRAIME, from the exons ATGGCGTCAGACACAGCTTCCCAAAACCATGGCTCCAAGGGGATCATGACATTTTACCCCACTGTTGAGGAGTTCAAGAACTTCAGCCGCTATGTCGCCTACATGGAGTCGCAGGGGGCACACAAAGCCGGCCTGGCCAAA GTTGTCCCACCGAAGGAATGGAAGCCCAGACACTCGTATGATGATATAGACGATTTGATGATTCCTGCACCAATTCAGCAGGTGGTGACAGGCCAGTCGGGCCTTTTCACTCAGTACAACATTCAGAAGAAGTCGATGTCTGTTAAAGAGTTCCGCAAACTTGCTAACAGTGACAA GTTCTGTAGCCCTCACTATGATGATTTTGATGAACTGGAAAGGAAGTACTGGAAGAATGTGACATTTAATCCTCCTATATATGGGGCAGACGTTGGTGGCAGTTTATACAATCCG GACGTCAAAGAGTGGAACATTTGTCGTCTAAATACCATTTTGGACACGGTGGAATGTGAAAGTGGCATCACGATTGAGGGTGTCAATACACCCTACTTGTATTTTGGTATGTGGAAGACCACCTTTGCATGGCACACTGAGGACATGGACCTCTACAGTATTAACTACTTGCACTTCGGAGAACCCAAATcctg GTACTGCGTCCCTCCTGAGCACGGGAGAAGATTTGAGCGTCTGGCTCAAG GTTTCTTTTCTGGCAGTGCGCAAACCTGCGAAGCCTTCCTGAGGCATAAAATGACCTTGATATCACCTTCAATATTGAAGAAATACGGCATTCCCTTTGAAAAG ATTACCCAATATGCTGGTGAGTTCATGGTCACGTTCCCCTACGCTTACCACGCTGGCTTCAACCATGGCTTCAACTGTGCCGAATCCACCAACTTTGCCACACAGCGGTGGATCGAATACGGCAAGCAAGCAGTTTTG TGCTCGTGCCGCAAAGACATGGTGAAGATCTCCATGGAGGTTTTTGTCAAGAAATTCCAGCCGGATCGCTACGAACAGTGGCTGGCGGGGCGAGATATGGCGCCCATCGACCACTCCCGGCCCACCCCTGAGGCGAAGGAATTCCTGGGCGATTCTTTTAATATCATCGACAACACCAGCAGTTGTTCCATCAATAGCGGCCGGGATGATGTGGAGCGGAAGAG TCCACTGCAAAGAATTGAGACCAAGAGACACCGGGTGTGTCTGGAGCTGCCCGACGAGGTTGTTCCTAACGACACAGATGAGGAGATGATGCTGTATGCCAAGCGACCGAGACTAAATCTTTTGCCACCACGTCCGGTCCCACAGGATGGCAAGCGAAATAAAG GCCCACCAAAGTTGGTTGTCACGCCAACAAAGCTCACGTTGATAGATCCGTTTCACAGGGGCTTAAACGCTCCCGACTCAGGACACACTCCGCACTACACCAAGACTCGCGCGCCGGCATTTTCATCCTATTCCCAAAACGGCGACCTATCAGCCACAGCGACGAGCGGCACGGGACAAGCGTCCCGTAAAATGGGCGTGGCCAGCTTGCTCTTCCATCGGACTCTCACTCAAAAAGACATCCTGCAAGTGCACAATTACCCGCGAGAGAAGCAGCAGGTTCACACGATGCTGCAGGTGCACAGCTACGCCCGAGAGCATCAGCCTCATCGGCTGCAGCTCGCGGTCGCCGCCGAGCCCAGGCCGGAATCTAGAATATCGCTCGGCCAAGCGGAGCTCACACAAACGGAACATTCTGTGGAGGAAGACCACGCGGCAGGTGTTTCCGTGCCTGTTGATGTTCAGGATGTAGCGCTGGAGGCCGATGCTGAGACCACCTGTATAACGCAGCCCACCCAGGTCGACAAAATGGAGACATCTAagaaccaaaacaaaagaaag ACTAGCCAATGCCCTCTTTTGGATAAAGACACCATTCCTGTCAAACAGTCAATGCACATAAAG GTGTCAGAAGAGCAGTCCTACTGCATGTCAGTGGTCACCAAGCAACAGCAACACGAAGAGCTCCGGAAACTTTCACGCCAACATCCTCTCTTCAGAGAGACATACAGTGATGATG AGATGTGTCAGGATGTGGGAGTGGAGCAAGAGGAGAAAGAGGAGTGGGCAAAGCCACTCAGGCGGCTGTGGCAGTGTCGGCCTTTCGACCCCCACGTGGAGTGGGAGCACAATAAGAGAATGGGTGAACAGGCTCCCTACTGCTCCATTTGCTTGCTTTTCTACACCCACCACCAG TCCGAGGCCAGCGACGGCAGTTCCGGCGTGACCTTGGTGAAGCGGCAAGGTCGCCAGTGGTCCAAACCCCTCATTCCTGAAATGTGTTTCAACACGCACACCAACAAAGCTAGCGATAGCGGGGAAGGCCAGCTGTCCAACCCTCACATCACCGAGGACGGCACCAGCCGGCTGCTCAGCTGTTCTCAATGCTGCGTCCGAGTACACACCA GTTGCTATGGCGTAACCAGAGAGGAAGCAGAGCAGGATGACTGGCTGTGCGCTCGCTGCGAAGCCGATGCTACCTTTGAG GATTGCTGTCTGTGTTCTCTCCGAGGTGGAGCTCTGCAGAGAGCCAACAATGACAA GTGGGTTCATGTGCTGTGCGCCATCACGGTGCTGGAAGCTCGCTTTGTAAACATCACAGAGCGGCGTCCCATCGATCTGTCTGCAATCCCACTGCCTCGCTTCAGACTG AAATGCGTTTTCTGCAGGAAACGGATGAAGAGGGAGTCGACGGGCTGCTGCGTCCAGTGCTCCCACGGCCGCTGCTCCACGGCGTTCCACCCCAGCTGCGCGCAGGCCGCCGGCGTCCACATGTACCCGGACGACTGGCCGTTCATTGTCTTCATCACCTGTCCTCGGCACAAAGCCAATAACATCACTGAG CGAAACAAGGACGCCATGCGAGAGCTGTCGGTGGGCCAGCGGGTGATATGCAAATACCGAAACGGTCGTTACTACCACAGCGAGGTGGTGGAGCTGACCACCGCCACCTTCTACGAGGTGGTGTTCGACGACGGCTCGTACAGCGACAACCTCTTACCGGAGGACATCGAG AATCGGGACTGCGTGCGACTTGGGCCGCCTGCAGAGGGCGCTCACGTGTCAGTGCGATGGACCGACGGGTTGGTGTATGGAGCCAAGTTTGTGGCGTCGCACTCCATCCCGATGTACCTG GTGGAATTTGAAGACGAATCCCAAATTTCCGTCAAGCGCGAAGACGTGTACACTTTAGATGAAGATCTGCCCAAACGGGTCAAGTCGCGACTG TCGGTGGCGTCGGACATGCGCTTTGAACTCTTCACGCCGGATGGCGTCAAACAGAACTCCAAACGACAACGGGTCATCAACTCTCGTTACAGAGAGGACTACATCGAGCCCGTCATTTATCGGGCCATCATGGAGTGA
- the kdm4ab gene encoding lysine-specific demethylase 4A isoform X2 → MASDTASQNHGSKGIMTFYPTVEEFKNFSRYVAYMESQGAHKAGLAKVVPPKEWKPRHSYDDIDDLMIPAPIQQVVTGQSGLFTQYNIQKKSMSVKEFRKLANSDKFCSPHYDDFDELERKYWKNVTFNPPIYGADVGGSLYNPDVKEWNICRLNTILDTVECESGITIEGVNTPYLYFGMWKTTFAWHTEDMDLYSINYLHFGEPKSWYCVPPEHGRRFERLAQGFFSGSAQTCEAFLRHKMTLISPSILKKYGIPFEKITQYAGEFMVTFPYAYHAGFNHGFNCAESTNFATQRWIEYGKQAVLCSCRKDMVKISMEVFVKKFQPDRYEQWLAGRDMAPIDHSRPTPEAKEFLGDSFNIIDNTSSCSINSGRDDVERKSPLQRIETKRHRVCLELPDEVVPNDTDEEMMLYAKRPRLNLLPPRPVPQDGKRNKGPPKLVVTPTKLTLIDPFHRGLNAPDSGHTPHYTKTRAPAFSSYSQNGDLSATATSGTGQASRKMGVASLLFHRTLTQKDILQVHNYPREKQQVHTMLQVHSYAREHQPHRLQLAVAAEPRPESRISLGQAELTQTEHSVEEDHAAGVSVPVDVQDVALEADAETTCITQPTQVDKMETSKNQNKRKVSEEQSYCMSVVTKQQQHEELRKLSRQHPLFRETYSDDEMCQDVGVEQEEKEEWAKPLRRLWQCRPFDPHVEWEHNKRMGEQAPYCSICLLFYTHHQSEASDGSSGVTLVKRQGRQWSKPLIPEMCFNTHTNKASDSGEGQLSNPHITEDGTSRLLSCSQCCVRVHTSCYGVTREEAEQDDWLCARCEADATFEDCCLCSLRGGALQRANNDKWVHVLCAITVLEARFVNITERRPIDLSAIPLPRFRLKCVFCRKRMKRESTGCCVQCSHGRCSTAFHPSCAQAAGVHMYPDDWPFIVFITCPRHKANNITERNKDAMRELSVGQRVICKYRNGRYYHSEVVELTTATFYEVVFDDGSYSDNLLPEDIENRDCVRLGPPAEGAHVSVRWTDGLVYGAKFVASHSIPMYLVEFEDESQISVKREDVYTLDEDLPKRVKSRLSVASDMRFELFTPDGVKQNSKRQRVINSRYREDYIEPVIYRAIME, encoded by the exons ATGGCGTCAGACACAGCTTCCCAAAACCATGGCTCCAAGGGGATCATGACATTTTACCCCACTGTTGAGGAGTTCAAGAACTTCAGCCGCTATGTCGCCTACATGGAGTCGCAGGGGGCACACAAAGCCGGCCTGGCCAAA GTTGTCCCACCGAAGGAATGGAAGCCCAGACACTCGTATGATGATATAGACGATTTGATGATTCCTGCACCAATTCAGCAGGTGGTGACAGGCCAGTCGGGCCTTTTCACTCAGTACAACATTCAGAAGAAGTCGATGTCTGTTAAAGAGTTCCGCAAACTTGCTAACAGTGACAA GTTCTGTAGCCCTCACTATGATGATTTTGATGAACTGGAAAGGAAGTACTGGAAGAATGTGACATTTAATCCTCCTATATATGGGGCAGACGTTGGTGGCAGTTTATACAATCCG GACGTCAAAGAGTGGAACATTTGTCGTCTAAATACCATTTTGGACACGGTGGAATGTGAAAGTGGCATCACGATTGAGGGTGTCAATACACCCTACTTGTATTTTGGTATGTGGAAGACCACCTTTGCATGGCACACTGAGGACATGGACCTCTACAGTATTAACTACTTGCACTTCGGAGAACCCAAATcctg GTACTGCGTCCCTCCTGAGCACGGGAGAAGATTTGAGCGTCTGGCTCAAG GTTTCTTTTCTGGCAGTGCGCAAACCTGCGAAGCCTTCCTGAGGCATAAAATGACCTTGATATCACCTTCAATATTGAAGAAATACGGCATTCCCTTTGAAAAG ATTACCCAATATGCTGGTGAGTTCATGGTCACGTTCCCCTACGCTTACCACGCTGGCTTCAACCATGGCTTCAACTGTGCCGAATCCACCAACTTTGCCACACAGCGGTGGATCGAATACGGCAAGCAAGCAGTTTTG TGCTCGTGCCGCAAAGACATGGTGAAGATCTCCATGGAGGTTTTTGTCAAGAAATTCCAGCCGGATCGCTACGAACAGTGGCTGGCGGGGCGAGATATGGCGCCCATCGACCACTCCCGGCCCACCCCTGAGGCGAAGGAATTCCTGGGCGATTCTTTTAATATCATCGACAACACCAGCAGTTGTTCCATCAATAGCGGCCGGGATGATGTGGAGCGGAAGAG TCCACTGCAAAGAATTGAGACCAAGAGACACCGGGTGTGTCTGGAGCTGCCCGACGAGGTTGTTCCTAACGACACAGATGAGGAGATGATGCTGTATGCCAAGCGACCGAGACTAAATCTTTTGCCACCACGTCCGGTCCCACAGGATGGCAAGCGAAATAAAG GCCCACCAAAGTTGGTTGTCACGCCAACAAAGCTCACGTTGATAGATCCGTTTCACAGGGGCTTAAACGCTCCCGACTCAGGACACACTCCGCACTACACCAAGACTCGCGCGCCGGCATTTTCATCCTATTCCCAAAACGGCGACCTATCAGCCACAGCGACGAGCGGCACGGGACAAGCGTCCCGTAAAATGGGCGTGGCCAGCTTGCTCTTCCATCGGACTCTCACTCAAAAAGACATCCTGCAAGTGCACAATTACCCGCGAGAGAAGCAGCAGGTTCACACGATGCTGCAGGTGCACAGCTACGCCCGAGAGCATCAGCCTCATCGGCTGCAGCTCGCGGTCGCCGCCGAGCCCAGGCCGGAATCTAGAATATCGCTCGGCCAAGCGGAGCTCACACAAACGGAACATTCTGTGGAGGAAGACCACGCGGCAGGTGTTTCCGTGCCTGTTGATGTTCAGGATGTAGCGCTGGAGGCCGATGCTGAGACCACCTGTATAACGCAGCCCACCCAGGTCGACAAAATGGAGACATCTAagaaccaaaacaaaagaaag GTGTCAGAAGAGCAGTCCTACTGCATGTCAGTGGTCACCAAGCAACAGCAACACGAAGAGCTCCGGAAACTTTCACGCCAACATCCTCTCTTCAGAGAGACATACAGTGATGATG AGATGTGTCAGGATGTGGGAGTGGAGCAAGAGGAGAAAGAGGAGTGGGCAAAGCCACTCAGGCGGCTGTGGCAGTGTCGGCCTTTCGACCCCCACGTGGAGTGGGAGCACAATAAGAGAATGGGTGAACAGGCTCCCTACTGCTCCATTTGCTTGCTTTTCTACACCCACCACCAG TCCGAGGCCAGCGACGGCAGTTCCGGCGTGACCTTGGTGAAGCGGCAAGGTCGCCAGTGGTCCAAACCCCTCATTCCTGAAATGTGTTTCAACACGCACACCAACAAAGCTAGCGATAGCGGGGAAGGCCAGCTGTCCAACCCTCACATCACCGAGGACGGCACCAGCCGGCTGCTCAGCTGTTCTCAATGCTGCGTCCGAGTACACACCA GTTGCTATGGCGTAACCAGAGAGGAAGCAGAGCAGGATGACTGGCTGTGCGCTCGCTGCGAAGCCGATGCTACCTTTGAG GATTGCTGTCTGTGTTCTCTCCGAGGTGGAGCTCTGCAGAGAGCCAACAATGACAA GTGGGTTCATGTGCTGTGCGCCATCACGGTGCTGGAAGCTCGCTTTGTAAACATCACAGAGCGGCGTCCCATCGATCTGTCTGCAATCCCACTGCCTCGCTTCAGACTG AAATGCGTTTTCTGCAGGAAACGGATGAAGAGGGAGTCGACGGGCTGCTGCGTCCAGTGCTCCCACGGCCGCTGCTCCACGGCGTTCCACCCCAGCTGCGCGCAGGCCGCCGGCGTCCACATGTACCCGGACGACTGGCCGTTCATTGTCTTCATCACCTGTCCTCGGCACAAAGCCAATAACATCACTGAG CGAAACAAGGACGCCATGCGAGAGCTGTCGGTGGGCCAGCGGGTGATATGCAAATACCGAAACGGTCGTTACTACCACAGCGAGGTGGTGGAGCTGACCACCGCCACCTTCTACGAGGTGGTGTTCGACGACGGCTCGTACAGCGACAACCTCTTACCGGAGGACATCGAG AATCGGGACTGCGTGCGACTTGGGCCGCCTGCAGAGGGCGCTCACGTGTCAGTGCGATGGACCGACGGGTTGGTGTATGGAGCCAAGTTTGTGGCGTCGCACTCCATCCCGATGTACCTG GTGGAATTTGAAGACGAATCCCAAATTTCCGTCAAGCGCGAAGACGTGTACACTTTAGATGAAGATCTGCCCAAACGGGTCAAGTCGCGACTG TCGGTGGCGTCGGACATGCGCTTTGAACTCTTCACGCCGGATGGCGTCAAACAGAACTCCAAACGACAACGGGTCATCAACTCTCGTTACAGAGAGGACTACATCGAGCCCGTCATTTATCGGGCCATCATGGAGTGA